In Persephonella sp. IF05-L8, the following are encoded in one genomic region:
- a CDS encoding thermonuclease family protein: MKKSRNLFKIFFVFFFFIFVGCKEGGALSSKVEAQVVKVIDGDTIIVKIPETTFNKNQATLKNLRFTIRLLGVDTPESKENRRARLQAKELNTTVRVIVFLGKKAKEFTEKQLLLGKKGKRKIYKKVYLEFDKQPQDRYGRLLAYVWLPDGKMLNRELICNGYALPLTIKPNTKYSREFLECYKKAVENHLGLWQRP, translated from the coding sequence ATGAAGAAGTCCAGAAACTTATTTAAGATATTTTTTGTTTTTTTCTTCTTTATATTTGTTGGCTGTAAAGAGGGAGGGGCTTTAAGCTCAAAAGTAGAAGCACAGGTAGTAAAAGTTATTGATGGGGATACAATAATAGTGAAAATACCTGAAACCACTTTTAATAAAAATCAGGCAACACTTAAGAACTTAAGATTTACAATTCGCCTTCTGGGAGTAGACACCCCAGAGAGTAAAGAAAATAGAAGGGCAAGACTACAGGCTAAAGAATTAAATACAACAGTAAGGGTTATTGTTTTTTTAGGTAAAAAAGCAAAAGAGTTCACAGAAAAGCAATTACTACTTGGAAAAAAGGGAAAAAGAAAAATCTATAAAAAAGTGTATCTGGAATTTGATAAACAGCCACAGGACAGATATGGAAGACTTCTTGCTTATGTATGGCTTCCTGATGGAAAAATGCTTAATAGAGAGCTTATCTGCAACGGATATGCACTTCCTCTTACTATAAAACCAAATACAAAATACAGTAGAGAATTTTTAGAGTGTTATAAAAAGGCAGTGGAAAACCATCTGGGTTTATGGCAAAGACCGTAA
- the purE gene encoding 5-(carboxyamino)imidazole ribonucleotide mutase has product MKKVAVFMGSKSDLELMQGCFDMLGKFGIEYDVFVLSAHRTPEEVAEAVKNAEEKYGVIIAAAGYAAHLAGTIAGKVTIPVIGIPVDNSSFKGFDSLLSTVMMPPGVPVATVTVGKAGATNAAVLAAQILGVAYPEIQQKVKEYKQEMREKVLKANEEVQKLI; this is encoded by the coding sequence ATGAAAAAAGTAGCTGTTTTTATGGGAAGTAAATCAGACCTGGAATTAATGCAAGGTTGCTTTGATATGCTGGGCAAATTTGGCATTGAGTATGATGTTTTTGTTTTATCAGCCCATAGAACACCTGAAGAGGTTGCTGAAGCTGTAAAAAATGCAGAGGAAAAATACGGAGTTATTATAGCTGCTGCCGGATACGCTGCGCACCTTGCAGGAACAATAGCAGGAAAAGTTACAATACCAGTTATAGGAATACCTGTTGACAACTCTTCATTTAAAGGTTTCGATTCTCTGCTATCTACAGTGATGATGCCACCGGGGGTTCCTGTAGCAACAGTTACAGTAGGGAAAGCCGGTGCAACTAATGCAGCTGTTCTTGCAGCTCAAATTCTGGGAGTGGCTTATCCTGAAATACAGCAGAAGGTAAAAGAATACAAACAAGAAATGAGAGAAAAAGTCTTAAAAGCAAATGAAGAAGTCCAGAAACTTATTTAA